A window of Micrococcus endophyticus contains these coding sequences:
- a CDS encoding DivIVA domain-containing protein — protein MALSWEDVVNKQFQPTKFREGYDQGEVDDFLDEIVGELKRLQGLNEQLTAENEALRAGGAVPAVEAAPDADAAVDAPVADADAAAVVDAGQSPAPAALADAEPGLEVEPTPSSADPASASAAGVLAMAQRVHDEHVAAGEQRRDELISEAEARAEALVAEAEETRTRTLEELAADKAGLEAEVEQLRGFETDYRSRLTAYIEGQLREIRSQERVEPAQRPA, from the coding sequence ATGGCGCTGTCCTGGGAAGACGTGGTCAACAAGCAGTTCCAGCCCACGAAGTTCCGCGAGGGATACGACCAGGGCGAGGTGGACGACTTCCTCGACGAGATCGTGGGGGAGCTCAAGCGCCTCCAGGGGCTCAACGAGCAGCTGACGGCCGAGAACGAGGCCCTCCGCGCCGGTGGCGCCGTCCCGGCCGTCGAGGCCGCCCCGGACGCCGACGCCGCGGTGGACGCCCCCGTGGCCGACGCGGACGCCGCCGCCGTGGTCGATGCCGGGCAGTCGCCGGCCCCCGCCGCGCTCGCCGACGCCGAGCCCGGCCTCGAGGTTGAGCCGACCCCGTCCTCCGCCGACCCGGCCAGCGCCTCGGCCGCCGGCGTGCTGGCGATGGCCCAGCGCGTCCACGACGAGCACGTGGCCGCCGGCGAGCAGCGCCGCGACGAGCTGATCTCCGAGGCCGAGGCCCGGGCCGAGGCCCTGGTGGCCGAGGCCGAGGAAACCCGGACCCGCACGCTGGAGGAGCTCGCCGCGGACAAGGCCGGCCTGGAGGCCGAGGTCGAGCAGCTGCGCGGCTTCGAGACCGACTACCGCAGCCGTCTGACCGCGTACATCGAGGGCCAGCTGCGCGAGATCCGCTCCCAGGAGCGGGTCGAGCCGGCCCAGCGTCCCGCGTGA
- the lspA gene encoding signal peptidase II → MLAALLVAVLAYALDQLTKLWVETTMELGDSVTVVPGLLRWHYILNPGAAFSIGEDHTWVFTVIQAVVAVAAVVAIVRARSLPWALALGGLVGGVLGNLTDRLFRPPSFGQGHVVDMISVPRFAVFNVADSFIVCSILAIAFLVMTGRRLDGTREA, encoded by the coding sequence GTGCTGGCCGCGCTGCTCGTGGCCGTGCTCGCCTACGCCCTGGACCAGCTCACCAAGCTCTGGGTGGAGACCACCATGGAGCTGGGCGACTCCGTCACGGTGGTGCCCGGCCTGCTGCGCTGGCACTACATCCTCAACCCGGGCGCCGCGTTCTCGATCGGCGAGGACCACACCTGGGTGTTCACCGTCATCCAGGCGGTCGTCGCGGTGGCCGCCGTCGTCGCCATCGTCCGGGCGCGCTCCCTGCCCTGGGCCCTGGCCCTCGGCGGGCTCGTCGGCGGCGTCCTCGGCAACCTGACCGACCGGCTGTTCCGGCCGCCGTCGTTCGGCCAGGGACACGTGGTGGACATGATCTCGGTGCCCCGCTTTGCCGTGTTCAACGTGGCCGACTCGTTCATCGTGTGCTCCATCCTGGCGATCGCGTTCCTGGTGATGACCGGGCGGCGCCTCGACGGCACGCGCGAGGCGTGA
- a CDS encoding RluA family pseudouridine synthase, translated as MEPIPGAIARIEVTPDRAGRRADAVLAEVLGLSRSALAEWFSRGLVRAESPTGRRDRVLAKSAKAVAGEVLAVDVPDDPDPLEVRAERVDALRILHEDEHLIAVDKPTGVAAHPSPGWAGPTVVGALAALGHDISTSGAPERQGIVHRLDVGTTGVMVVAKTEQAYAALKDQFRRRVPEKVYHALVQGIPDPLSGTVDAPIGRHPGHHWKFAVLDGGRPSVTHYETLEVFGRATLLEVHLETGRTHQIRVHTSALRHPCVGDLTYGADPRLAAELGLTRQWLHAHRLSFPHPVTGEPVSVTSEHPDDLAHALARLRGDGS; from the coding sequence ATGGAGCCGATCCCCGGCGCCATCGCGCGCATCGAGGTGACCCCGGACCGGGCCGGGCGCCGGGCCGACGCCGTCCTGGCCGAGGTGCTGGGCCTGTCCCGGTCGGCCCTGGCGGAGTGGTTCTCCCGGGGCCTGGTGCGCGCGGAGTCCCCCACGGGACGCCGGGACCGGGTCCTGGCCAAGTCCGCGAAGGCGGTGGCGGGGGAGGTCCTCGCCGTCGACGTCCCGGACGACCCCGACCCCCTGGAAGTGAGGGCTGAGCGAGTGGACGCACTGAGGATCCTGCACGAGGACGAGCACCTGATCGCCGTGGACAAGCCCACCGGGGTGGCCGCGCACCCCTCGCCGGGCTGGGCGGGCCCCACCGTGGTCGGCGCCCTCGCCGCGCTCGGGCACGACATCTCGACCTCGGGCGCGCCCGAGCGGCAGGGGATCGTGCACCGGCTCGACGTCGGCACCACCGGCGTGATGGTCGTGGCCAAGACGGAGCAGGCCTACGCCGCTCTGAAGGACCAGTTCCGCCGGCGGGTGCCGGAGAAGGTCTACCACGCCCTCGTCCAGGGCATCCCGGACCCCCTGAGCGGCACGGTGGACGCGCCCATCGGCCGCCACCCGGGGCACCACTGGAAGTTCGCCGTGCTCGACGGCGGCCGCCCCTCGGTCACCCACTACGAGACCCTCGAGGTGTTCGGCCGGGCCACGCTGCTGGAGGTCCACCTCGAGACGGGCCGCACCCACCAGATCCGCGTGCACACCTCGGCGCTGCGCCACCCGTGCGTCGGCGACCTCACCTACGGGGCGGACCCCCGCCTCGCCGCCGAGCTGGGCCTGACCCGCCAGTGGCTGCACGCCCACCGCCTCTCCTTCCCCCATCCCGTCACGGGGGAGCCGGTCTCCGTGACCTCCGAGCACCCGGACGACCTGGCCCACGCCCTGGCCCGCCTGCGCGGCGACGGATCCTGA
- the dnaE gene encoding DNA polymerase III subunit alpha, with the protein MTVSADARADAVKDGGFVHLHTHTEYSMLDGAAKLDDLFAEAERLGMDSLAITDHGYLFGAYDFWSKAKSAGIRPIIGLEAYVTPGHQHRTDKEKTRWGEPHQRGDDVSGGGAYTHMTLLSENTAGMHNLFRMSSIASLDSVYAKWPRLDRELLSQYSSGLIATTGCPSGEVQTRLRLGQYDEAVAAAAEFRDIFGKDNYYCEIMHHGLDIERRVMTDLRRLAKDLGLPFVATNDLHYTHEHDAKAHEALLALQSGSKLNEPSYDQGGSRFAFSGTEYYLKSPRQMRELFAELPEACDNTLLIAERCDVEFDTKANYMPVFPTPEGEDETSWLIKEVASGLAYRYPDGVPDHVRKQADYELDVIISMGFPGYFLVVADFINWAKENGIRVGPGRGSGAGSMVAYALRITDLDPLKHGLIFERFLNPDRVSMPDFDVDFDDRRRPEVIDYVTRKYGDERVTMIVTYGTIKTKQALKDSARVMDQPFSLGESLTKALPPAVMAKDIPLKDIEDPAAPRYGEAAPFRELIATDPVAKEVFETAKGLEGLKRQWGVHAAGVIMSSEPVIDVIPIMRRLQDGQVITQFDYPMAESLGLIKMDFLGLRNLTIISDAIENVKANQGVELDLETLDVDDAASYDLLARGDTLGVFQLDGGPMRSLLKMMRPDNFEDISATIALYRPGPMGANSHTNYALRKNGQQEITPIHPELEEPLREILDTTYGLIVYQEQVMAIAQKVAGYSLGQADILRRAMGKKKKSELDKQYEAFHQGMLDRGYSEAAVKALWDILLPFSDYAFNKAHSAAYGLVSYWTAYLKAHYPAEYMAALLTSVGDDKDKLAMYLNECRHMGITVLPPDVNESHLTFTPVDRDIRFGMGAVRNVGANVVKGMVQGREDKGAYTGFGDFLAKVPLVVCNKRTIESMIKAGAFDSLGYARRALLAVHEEAVDATVSQKRKEDHGEFTFDLFALGGPQEDESDAADGVAVPDLPEWAKKEKLAYEREMLGLYVSDHPLQGLDGVLAQHADTQITRVLDDDGPADGSQVTIAGLITTLERRIAKSSGNAYARCEIEDLGGSMDVMFFGQVYAPIAMMLAEDLVVAVKGRVQRRDDGSVSLSAMELTIPELSDGPGGPVRISMPSFKATEQVVGQLADVLRTHEGSSEVRLSLVGQRGTQEFQLGPQFRVNPNPALFGDLKILLGPACLS; encoded by the coding sequence ATGACCGTGTCCGCCGACGCCCGCGCCGACGCCGTGAAGGACGGCGGCTTCGTCCACCTCCACACGCACACCGAGTATTCGATGCTCGACGGCGCCGCGAAGCTGGACGACCTCTTCGCCGAGGCCGAGCGCCTCGGCATGGACTCGCTGGCGATCACGGACCACGGGTACCTGTTCGGCGCCTACGACTTCTGGTCCAAGGCCAAGTCCGCGGGGATCCGGCCGATCATCGGCCTCGAGGCCTACGTCACGCCGGGACACCAGCACCGCACGGACAAGGAGAAGACCCGCTGGGGCGAGCCCCACCAGCGCGGGGACGACGTCTCCGGCGGCGGCGCCTACACCCACATGACGCTGCTGAGCGAGAACACCGCCGGCATGCACAACCTGTTCCGGATGAGTTCAATCGCCTCGCTGGACTCGGTCTACGCGAAGTGGCCGCGCCTGGACCGCGAGCTGCTCAGCCAGTACTCCTCGGGGCTGATCGCCACCACCGGCTGCCCCTCCGGCGAGGTCCAGACCCGCCTGCGCCTGGGCCAGTACGACGAGGCCGTGGCGGCCGCCGCCGAGTTCCGGGACATCTTCGGCAAGGACAACTACTACTGCGAGATCATGCACCACGGCCTCGACATCGAGCGCCGGGTCATGACGGACCTGCGCCGGCTGGCCAAGGACCTGGGCCTGCCGTTCGTGGCCACGAACGACCTGCACTACACGCACGAGCACGACGCCAAGGCGCATGAGGCCCTGCTGGCCCTGCAGTCCGGCTCCAAGCTCAACGAGCCCAGCTACGACCAGGGCGGCTCCCGCTTCGCGTTCTCGGGCACCGAGTACTACCTGAAGTCCCCCCGGCAGATGCGCGAGCTGTTCGCCGAGCTGCCCGAGGCCTGCGACAACACGCTGCTGATCGCCGAGCGCTGCGACGTCGAGTTCGACACCAAGGCCAACTACATGCCCGTCTTCCCCACCCCGGAGGGCGAGGACGAGACCAGCTGGCTCATCAAGGAGGTCGCCTCGGGCCTGGCCTACCGCTACCCGGACGGCGTGCCGGACCACGTGCGCAAGCAGGCCGACTACGAGCTGGACGTCATCATCTCGATGGGCTTCCCCGGCTACTTCCTCGTGGTGGCCGACTTCATCAACTGGGCCAAGGAGAACGGGATCCGCGTGGGCCCGGGCCGCGGCTCGGGCGCCGGCTCGATGGTGGCCTACGCCCTGCGCATCACGGACCTGGACCCGCTCAAGCACGGCCTGATCTTCGAGCGCTTCCTCAACCCGGACCGCGTGTCCATGCCCGACTTCGACGTCGACTTCGACGATCGCCGCCGCCCCGAGGTGATCGACTACGTCACCCGCAAGTACGGCGACGAGCGCGTCACCATGATCGTCACCTACGGCACGATCAAGACGAAGCAGGCGCTGAAGGACTCCGCGCGCGTGATGGACCAGCCCTTCTCCCTGGGCGAGTCCCTCACGAAGGCGCTGCCGCCGGCGGTGATGGCCAAGGACATCCCGCTCAAGGACATCGAGGACCCGGCCGCCCCCCGCTACGGGGAGGCCGCGCCCTTCCGCGAGCTGATCGCCACGGACCCGGTGGCCAAGGAGGTCTTCGAGACCGCCAAGGGCCTCGAGGGGCTGAAGCGGCAGTGGGGCGTGCACGCGGCCGGCGTGATCATGTCCTCGGAGCCGGTGATCGACGTCATCCCGATCATGCGCCGCCTGCAGGACGGCCAGGTGATCACCCAGTTCGACTACCCGATGGCGGAGTCGCTGGGCCTGATCAAGATGGACTTCCTGGGCCTGCGCAACCTCACGATCATCTCGGACGCGATCGAGAACGTGAAGGCCAACCAGGGGGTCGAGTTGGACCTCGAGACCCTGGACGTGGACGACGCCGCCTCGTACGACCTGCTGGCCCGCGGCGACACGCTCGGCGTGTTCCAGCTCGACGGCGGCCCGATGCGCTCGCTGCTGAAGATGATGCGCCCGGACAACTTCGAGGACATCTCGGCGACCATCGCGCTCTACCGCCCCGGCCCCATGGGCGCGAACTCCCACACGAACTATGCGCTTCGCAAGAACGGGCAGCAGGAGATCACCCCGATCCACCCGGAGCTCGAGGAGCCGCTGCGGGAGATCCTGGACACCACGTACGGCCTGATCGTGTACCAGGAGCAGGTCATGGCGATCGCCCAGAAGGTGGCCGGGTACTCGCTCGGCCAGGCGGACATCCTGCGCCGCGCCATGGGCAAGAAGAAGAAGTCCGAGCTGGACAAGCAGTACGAGGCGTTCCATCAGGGCATGCTGGACCGCGGCTACTCCGAGGCGGCGGTGAAGGCACTGTGGGACATCCTGCTGCCGTTCTCGGACTACGCGTTCAACAAGGCCCACTCGGCGGCCTACGGCCTCGTCTCCTACTGGACGGCGTACCTCAAGGCGCACTACCCGGCCGAGTACATGGCGGCGCTGCTCACCTCGGTGGGCGACGACAAGGACAAGCTCGCCATGTACCTCAACGAGTGCCGCCACATGGGCATCACCGTGCTGCCCCCGGACGTGAACGAGTCGCACCTGACCTTCACCCCGGTGGACCGGGACATCCGCTTCGGCATGGGCGCGGTGCGCAACGTGGGCGCGAACGTGGTCAAGGGCATGGTCCAGGGCCGCGAGGACAAGGGCGCCTACACCGGGTTCGGCGACTTCCTGGCCAAGGTGCCGCTCGTGGTCTGCAACAAGCGCACCATCGAGTCGATGATCAAGGCCGGCGCCTTCGACTCCCTCGGCTACGCCCGCCGGGCGCTGCTGGCCGTGCACGAGGAGGCCGTGGACGCCACGGTCTCGCAGAAGCGCAAGGAGGACCACGGCGAGTTCACGTTCGACCTGTTCGCCCTGGGCGGGCCGCAGGAGGACGAGTCGGACGCCGCGGACGGCGTCGCGGTGCCGGACCTGCCGGAGTGGGCCAAGAAGGAGAAGCTCGCGTACGAGCGCGAGATGCTCGGCCTCTACGTCTCGGACCACCCGCTGCAGGGCCTGGACGGGGTCCTGGCCCAGCACGCGGACACCCAGATCACCCGGGTCCTCGACGACGACGGGCCCGCGGACGGCTCGCAGGTCACCATCGCGGGGCTCATCACCACGCTGGAGCGCCGGATCGCGAAGTCCTCGGGCAACGCGTACGCGCGCTGCGAGATCGAGGACCTCGGCGGCTCGATGGACGTGATGTTCTTCGGCCAGGTCTACGCCCCGATCGCGATGATGCTGGCCGAGGACCTCGTCGTCGCCGTGAAGGGCCGCGTGCAGCGGCGCGACGACGGCTCCGTCTCGCTCTCGGCCATGGAGCTGACCATCCCGGAGCTCTCGGACGGCCCGGGCGGGCCCGTGCGCATCTCGATGCCCTCGTTCAAGGCCACCGAGCAGGTCGTGGGCCAGCTCGCCGACGTGCTGCGCACCCACGAGGGCTCCTCCGAGGTGCGGCTGTCCCTCGTGGGCCAGCGCGGCACGCAGGAGTTCCAGCTGGGCCCGCAGTTCCGGGTGAACCCGAACCCGGCGCTCTTCGGGGATCTGAAGATCCTGCTGGGCCCGGCCTGCCTGTCCTGA
- the nrdR gene encoding transcriptional regulator NrdR: MHCPFCRHEDSRVVDSRSLDDGSAIRRRRQCQSCGKRFTTMETTALTVVKRSGVAEPFDRSKVINGVRKACQGRPVTSDDLAMLAQEVEETVRASGNAEVDAHDVGLAILDPLRRLDQVAFLRFASVYRDFESLDDFADAIAELRAGTDERGRPAVQPRLFSR, from the coding sequence ATGCACTGCCCGTTCTGCCGCCACGAGGACTCCCGCGTGGTGGACTCGCGCTCGCTCGACGACGGCTCGGCCATCCGGCGGCGCCGCCAGTGCCAGTCCTGCGGGAAGCGGTTCACCACCATGGAGACCACGGCACTGACCGTGGTGAAGCGCTCCGGGGTGGCCGAGCCCTTCGACCGCTCCAAGGTGATCAACGGCGTCCGCAAGGCGTGCCAGGGCCGGCCCGTCACGAGCGACGACCTCGCCATGCTCGCCCAGGAGGTGGAGGAGACGGTCCGCGCCTCCGGCAACGCCGAGGTGGACGCCCACGACGTGGGGCTGGCGATCCTGGACCCCCTGCGCCGGCTCGACCAGGTGGCGTTCCTGCGCTTCGCGTCCGTGTACCGGGACTTCGAGTCCCTCGACGACTTCGCCGACGCCATCGCGGAGCTGCGCGCCGGCACGGACGAGCGCGGCCGCCCCGCCGTGCAGCCGCGCCTGTTCAGCCGCTGA
- the ppgK gene encoding polyphosphate--glucose phosphotransferase — protein MTTHTTTAQRSSKHPTTIGIDVGGTGMKGGLVRLGSGPKSGTLRGDRFRIPTPQPAMAEPVAATLAAITAELDARDKAPAPTAPLGVCFPSIVKDGVCLSANNIDPSWIGTDLKAAFEEHLRRPVRVVNDADAAGLAEARYGAGRGVSGLVLVITLGTGIGGAMVHDGVLVPNFEVGSLELDGVMAETRASAKAREREDLSWAEYAQRLQRFFSHVEHVFSPDLFIVGGGISKRPDDYLPLLSLRTPIVPAQLRNNAGIVGAALAAHDSLADAR, from the coding sequence GTGACGACGCACACCACCACCGCCCAGCGCTCCTCCAAGCACCCCACGACGATCGGCATCGACGTCGGCGGCACCGGCATGAAGGGCGGCCTCGTCCGCCTAGGCTCCGGGCCGAAGTCGGGGACCCTGCGCGGGGACCGCTTCCGGATCCCGACCCCCCAGCCGGCCATGGCCGAGCCGGTGGCCGCGACGCTCGCGGCCATCACCGCCGAGCTCGACGCGCGGGACAAGGCCCCGGCGCCGACCGCGCCGCTGGGCGTGTGCTTCCCCTCGATCGTCAAGGACGGGGTCTGCCTGTCCGCGAACAACATCGACCCCTCGTGGATCGGCACGGACCTCAAGGCCGCCTTCGAGGAGCACCTGCGCCGCCCCGTCCGCGTGGTCAACGACGCCGACGCCGCGGGCCTCGCCGAGGCCCGCTACGGCGCCGGCCGCGGCGTGTCCGGGCTGGTGCTCGTGATCACCCTGGGCACCGGCATCGGCGGGGCCATGGTGCACGACGGGGTCCTCGTCCCGAACTTCGAGGTCGGCTCCCTGGAGCTCGACGGCGTGATGGCGGAGACCCGCGCCTCGGCGAAGGCCCGCGAGCGCGAGGACCTGAGCTGGGCGGAGTACGCGCAGCGCCTGCAGCGCTTCTTCTCCCACGTGGAGCATGTCTTCTCCCCCGACCTGTTCATCGTGGGCGGGGGCATCTCCAAGCGCCCGGACGACTACCTGCCCCTGCTGAGCCTGCGCACCCCGATCGTCCCGGCGCAGCTGCGCAACAACGCCGGCATCGTGGGCGCCGCCCTCGCGGCGCACGACTCGCTCGCCGACGCGCGCTGA
- the map gene encoding type I methionyl aminopeptidase has product MSHRQSTASPSSHNGPRPEGPAAPQPGSLAPVGTLTPGAPSPAPPVPASIPRPEYVGRATADEGNASDVYDAAGIERIRAAGRLAARAMEHTAAYIRPGVTTDELDRIAHAYLVEHGAYPSCLGYRGFPRSICTSINEVICHGIPDGTVLEDGDIVNLDITAYLDGVHGDHNRTYLVGDVDEESRLLVERTEEALRRGIRAVKPGRQVNVIGRAIESYAKRFGYGVVRDFIGHGVGVDFHSGLVIPHYDAAPAHDRLLEPGMVFTIEPMLTLGTIDWDQWDDGWTVVTRDRRRTAQFEHTLVVTDDGAEILTLP; this is encoded by the coding sequence ATGTCCCACCGCCAGAGCACCGCGTCCCCGTCCAGCCACAACGGCCCCCGCCCCGAGGGGCCGGCCGCACCGCAGCCGGGGTCGCTGGCGCCCGTCGGGACGCTGACCCCGGGAGCGCCCTCGCCGGCCCCGCCTGTACCGGCCTCGATCCCCCGCCCGGAGTACGTGGGCCGGGCGACCGCGGACGAGGGCAACGCCTCGGACGTCTACGACGCAGCCGGGATCGAGCGGATCCGGGCCGCGGGCCGCCTGGCCGCCCGCGCCATGGAGCACACCGCCGCCTACATCCGCCCCGGCGTGACCACGGACGAGCTGGACCGGATCGCCCACGCCTACCTGGTCGAGCACGGCGCCTACCCCTCGTGCCTCGGCTACCGCGGCTTCCCGCGGTCCATCTGCACCTCGATCAACGAGGTCATCTGCCACGGCATCCCGGACGGCACCGTCCTGGAGGACGGGGACATCGTCAACCTGGACATCACCGCGTACCTGGACGGCGTCCACGGCGACCACAACCGCACCTACCTGGTCGGCGACGTGGACGAAGAGTCCCGTCTGCTCGTCGAGCGCACCGAGGAGGCCCTGCGCCGCGGCATCCGCGCCGTGAAGCCCGGCCGTCAGGTCAACGTGATCGGCCGCGCCATCGAGTCCTACGCCAAGCGCTTTGGCTACGGCGTGGTGCGTGACTTCATCGGCCACGGCGTGGGCGTGGACTTCCACTCCGGCCTCGTGATCCCCCACTACGACGCGGCCCCGGCCCACGACCGCCTGCTCGAGCCCGGCATGGTGTTCACCATCGAGCCGATGCTCACCCTCGGCACGATCGACTGGGACCAGTGGGACGACGGCTGGACCGTGGTGACCCGCGACCGTCGGCGCACCGCGCAGTTCGAGCACACGCTCGTGGTTACGGACGACGGGGCCGAGATCCTCACACTGCCCTGA
- a CDS encoding SPOR domain-containing protein has translation MSEKSEYWYNVRTQQVEEGAQSDWSQLLGPFGTREEAQGAMSRVQANNEAADAADERDDNWDNNPLNDAD, from the coding sequence ATGAGCGAGAAGAGCGAGTACTGGTACAACGTCCGCACCCAGCAGGTGGAGGAGGGCGCGCAGTCGGACTGGTCCCAGCTGCTGGGCCCGTTCGGCACCCGCGAGGAGGCGCAGGGCGCGATGTCCCGCGTGCAGGCGAACAACGAGGCCGCCGACGCCGCCGATGAGCGCGACGACAACTGGGACAACAACCCCCTCAACGACGCGGACTGA
- the panB gene encoding 3-methyl-2-oxobutanoate hydroxymethyltransferase, which yields MSAPDSPRKNDDVAAPYGPPAPSRYRTVHLQRAKDEGRRFAMLTVYDAMTAALFDEAGVEVLLVGDSVGNTVLGHSSTLPVTLDQMILFTQAVVRGAERALVVADLPFGSYEASPRQAVESAVRLVKESGAHAVKVEGDERFAEHVAAMTAAGVAVMAHIGFTPQSEHVLGGYRVQGRGEGAVEAMTASARALEAAGAFAVLMEMVPSDVAAAVDAALRVPTVGIGAGPGTTGQVLVWQDMLGLREGRTPRFVRQYARLHEVIGEGVRAYRRDVLDGAFPAPEHGFEA from the coding sequence ATGTCCGCTCCCGATTCCCCCCGGAAGAACGACGACGTCGCCGCCCCCTACGGCCCGCCCGCCCCGTCCCGCTACCGCACGGTCCACCTGCAGCGGGCCAAGGACGAGGGCCGCCGCTTCGCGATGCTCACCGTGTACGACGCGATGACGGCCGCGCTGTTCGACGAGGCCGGCGTCGAGGTGCTGCTCGTGGGCGACTCCGTGGGCAACACGGTGCTCGGCCACTCCTCCACGCTCCCGGTCACCCTGGACCAGATGATCCTGTTCACCCAGGCCGTGGTGCGCGGTGCCGAGCGGGCCCTCGTGGTCGCGGACCTGCCCTTCGGCTCCTACGAGGCCTCCCCCCGGCAGGCCGTCGAGTCGGCCGTGCGCCTCGTGAAGGAGTCCGGCGCGCACGCCGTCAAGGTGGAGGGCGACGAGCGCTTCGCCGAGCACGTGGCCGCGATGACGGCCGCCGGCGTCGCGGTCATGGCCCACATCGGCTTCACCCCGCAGTCCGAGCACGTGCTCGGCGGCTACCGGGTGCAGGGCCGCGGCGAGGGCGCCGTCGAGGCGATGACCGCCTCCGCCCGCGCCCTCGAGGCGGCCGGGGCGTTCGCCGTCCTGATGGAGATGGTGCCCTCGGACGTCGCCGCCGCCGTCGACGCCGCGCTGCGGGTGCCCACCGTGGGCATCGGCGCCGGCCCCGGCACCACGGGCCAGGTGCTCGTGTGGCAGGACATGCTCGGCCTGCGCGAGGGACGCACCCCCCGCTTCGTGCGGCAGTACGCCCGCCTGCACGAGGTGATCGGCGAGGGCGTGCGCGCCTACCGCCGCGACGTGCTCGACGGCGCCTTCCCGGCCCCGGAGCACGGCTTCGAGGCCTGA